A genome region from Erigeron canadensis isolate Cc75 chromosome 3, C_canadensis_v1, whole genome shotgun sequence includes the following:
- the LOC122592280 gene encoding peptidyl-prolyl cis-trans isomerase PASTICCINO1 encodes MAVVKDDQQTSKKKETPESEDDKRRKKMVPGGLMKAMIRPGGGDAMPSDGDQVIYHSTIRTLDGVVVQSTRSEFGGKGTPIRQVLGKSKMILGLLEGIPTMQKGEVAVLKMKPELHYGEDDCPVSVSDSFPKDAELNFEIELIEFSKVKVITEDLGILKKVIVEAQSWENPRDLYEVKARISAKSGDGHSLQLHTTAEPILFTFGQSEVPKGLEMGIGTMSRGEKATIYVTSQYLSQSPLIPSIDSIEEVHFEVELIHFIQVRDVLGDGRLIKRRIKDGKGEFPMDCPLQDSRLRVHYKGMLVNEEKTVFYDTRTDNHGQPLEFSSGEGLVPEGFEMCVRLMLPEEISLVTCPPDYAYDKFTRPANVPEGAHVQWEIELLGFEMLKDWTGMDFRAIMDDVEKTKGTGNRLFKEGKFALAKAKYDKVLREFNHVNPQDDEEGKEFANTRNLLNLNVAACYLKMGNFRKSIETCNKVLDANPVHVKALYRRGMAYMEAGDYEEARNDFNKMMTIDKSSEANAKAALLKLKQTEQEVEKKARKQFKGLFDKKPGEISEVGLDDKVNETTVKEDKDAQERLISYQEENDGVEDEPPAPPPARMGSFSRLLNSSMNLFKSLGVNRCSIL; translated from the exons ATGGCAGTGGTCAAAGATGATCAACAAACtagcaaaaagaaagaaactccTGAATCAGAGGATGATAAAAG GAGAAAAAAGATGGTTCCAGGTGGTTTAATGAAGGCCATGATCCGACCTGGTGGTGGTGATGCCATGCCTTCTGATGGTGatcag GTCATATATCATTCTACTATCCGGACACTAGATGGCGTGGTTGTTCAGTCCACTCGCTCGGAATTTGGCG GCAAAGGCACCCCAATAAGACAGGTTTTGGGTAAGAGCAAAATGATATTAGGACTGCTAGAAGGAATTCCTACAATGCAGAAGGGTGAAGTTGCTGTG CTAAAAATGAAGCCTGAATTGCACTATGGCGAGGATGACTGTCCAGTTTCTGTTTCTGATAGCTTTCCGAAAGATGCTGAACTTAATTTTGAGATAGAGCTGATAGAGTTTTCTAAAGTCAAG GTCATAACTGAAGATTTGGGAATCTTGAAGAAG GTTATAGTTGAGGCACAAAGTTGGGAGAATCCGAGAGATCTTTATGAAGTAAAAGCAAG AATTTCTGCCAAGTCGGGGGATGGACATTCGCTTCAATTACATACGACTGCTGAACCAATTCTGTTTACTTTTGGACAATCTGAG GTACCTAAAGGTCTTGAAATGGGTATAGGGACAATGTCACGGGGAGAAAAAGCCACGATCTATGTTACAAGTCAGTACTTAAGCCAAAGCCCTCTAATTCCCTCCATAGATAGTATTGAAGAAGTTCACTTTGAAGTGGAGCTGATCCATTTTATTCAG GTAAGGGATGTGCTAGGAGATGGAAGGCTAATAAAACGTCGCATAAAAGATGGAAAAG GTGAATTTCCTATGGACTGCCCTCTCCAAGATAGTCGACTACGTGTCCATTACAAAGGCATGCTTGTTAATGAAGAAAAGACAGTTTTCTATGATACAAGGACTGATAATCATGGCCAGCCTTTGGAGTTCTCCTCAGGAGAAGGGCTT GTACCTGAAGGTTTTGAGATGTGTGTTCGGCTGATGTTGCCTGAGGAGATATCACTAGTAACTTGTCCCCCAGATTATGCATATGACAAGTTTACCAG GCCAGCTAATGTTCCTGAAGGTGCACATGTTCAATGGGAGATTGAACTTCTAGGTTTTGAAATGCTTAAG GACTGGACTGGCATGGATTTTAGAGCCATTATGGATGATGTTGAGAAGACCAAAGGAACG GGTAACAGGCTATTCAAAGAAGGAAAATTTGCACTTGCCAAAGCAAAGTATGATAAG GTTTTACGGGAGTTCAATCATGTCAATCCTCAAGATGACGAAGAAGGAAAAGAGTTTGCAAATACAAGA AACCTGTTGAATCTGAATGTGGCGGCCTGCTACCTGAAGATGGGGAATTTTCGAAAGTCAATAGAGACATGTAATAAA GTATTAGATGCGAATCCTGTTCATGTGAAAGCACTTTATAGAAGAGGTATGGCTTACATGGAGGCTGGTGATTATGAAGAAGCTAGGAATGATTTCAACAAG ATGATGACCATAGACAAGTCATCAGAAGCAAATGCAAAGGCGGCCCTGCTTAAATTGAAGCAGACAGAGCAG GAGGTAGAGAAGAAAGCTCGCAAGCAATTCAAAGGACTATTCGACAAGAAGCCTGGTGAGATATCAGAGGTAGGACTAGATGATAAAGTTAACGAAACCACAGTCAAAGAGGACAAAGATGCCCAAGAGCGGTTAATTTCTTATCAGGAAGAGAACGATGGCGTTGAAGATGAACCACCAGCTCCACCTCCTGCTCGTATGGGTTCTTTTTCACGGTTGTTGAACAGTAGTATGAACTTATTCAAGTCTCTCGGGGTAAACAGATGTTCTATATTATAA
- the LOC122592629 gene encoding uncharacterized protein LOC122592629: MAQELADGEFWLPPEFLNDEDILMDFIPKRPITKGSSGLCGSGSDLSSPVESESDEEDYLSGLTVKFTNITLECDFRKYANNNNHSKSTRVMAGSPQSTLCGFKPGSSRGSPNCLSPPTTAAPVNRSEPSWDLLYAAAGEVARMRMAEEEAILRYQQLKLAQIQQMKRLQMVKQQQYLQMVLQNRKRNEAGSVRVGSVAPPLSSWPTPQQSQQRPPGSGMRAVFLGNPGTVKRESTGTGVFLPRQAGAPTEPVKKRGCSTVLLPERVVQALNLKTVEADVSETEMMYRNSMMMSQQRRNTTHRQQPAEFRLPQEWTY, from the exons ATGGCGCAAGAGTTGGCTGACGGTGAGTTTTGGTTGCCTCCGGAGTTCTTAAACGATGAAGACATACTTATGGACTTCATCCCTAAGAGACCCATCACCAAGGGCTCTTCTGGGTTATGCGGGTCCGGGTCGGATCTTAGCTCTCCTGTTGAGTCTGAAAGTGATGAAGAAGATTACCTCTCTGGGCTGACCGTGAAATTCACTAACATAACTCTTGAGTGTGATTTCCGGAAATATGCAAACAACAATAACCACTCTAAG tcaACAAGGGTTATGGCTGGTTCACCACAGTCAACACTGTGTGGGTTCAAACCAGGTTCAAGCAGAGGAAGTCCCAACTGTTTGTCTCCTCCGACCACGGCAGCGCCGGTTAACCGGAGTGAACCGTCGTGGGACCTACTGTATGCTGCCGCCGGTGAAGTTGCTAGGATGAGGATGGCTGAAGAAGAAGCTATTCTCCGTTATCAACAGCTTAAGCTTGCTCAG ATACAACAAATGAAGAGATTACAAATGGTTAAACAACAGCAATATTTGCAGATGGTTCTACAAAACAGGAAAAGGAATGAAGCTGGAAGTGTCCGGGTCGGGTCAGTTGCTCCACCGTTGTCTAGTTGGCCTACCCCACAACAATCTCAACAGCGACCACCCGGGTCGGGTATGCGGGCTGTTTTTCTCGGTAACCCGGGTACTGTTAAACGAGAATCCACGGGTACTGGTGTGTTTTTGCCTAGGCAAGCCGGAGCCCCGACTGAACCCGTTAAGAAAAGAG GATGTTCAACTGTTTTACTTCCGGAGAGAGTGGTTCAGGCACTCAACTTGAAAACAGTTGAGGCTGATGTGTCAGAAACAGAAATGATGTACCGGAACAGTATGATGATGAGTCAGCAACGGAGGAACACCACCCACCGGCAACAACCGGCGGAATTCCGGTTGCCACAAGAATGGACTTATTGA
- the LOC122592027 gene encoding uncharacterized protein LOC122592027: protein MSSTSSESRAVVVESASSSYTDVYFLQNAVQWMDDTANSNNVQHRRYVNQEREVGHQILLNDWFVDEPKYNDAYFRKKFRMEKTMFLKIVDDIQANFPYFQEGFDARRRRSFRTIQKLSSAVRQLATGNPPDEYDEYLHMAARTGRESLDHFCDAII from the coding sequence ATGTCTTCCACATCTTCCGAATCGCGGGCTGTCGTTGTGGAATCGGCTTCGTCATCCTATACCGATGTTTACTTTTTGCAAAACGCGGTTCAATGGATGGACGACACGGCAAACTCTAACAACGTTCAACACCGTAGATACGTCAATCAAGAACGTGAAGTCGGTCATCAAATACTACTAAATGATTGGTTTGTTGACGAACCAAAATACAACGATGCTTACTTTCGAAAAAAGTTTCGTATGGAGAAAACCatgtttttaaaaatcgtcGACGACATCCAAGCAAATTTTCCATATTTTCAAGAGGGGTTCGATGCGCGTAGGAGAAGAAGCTTCAGGACGATCCAAAAACTGTCCTCGGCGGTACGTCAACTCGCTACGGGCAATCCGCCAGACGAGTACGATGAGTACTTGCATATGGCCGCTCGAACCGGGCGCGAGTCTCTTGACCATTTTTGTGACGCCATCATTTAG